In Macadamia integrifolia cultivar HAES 741 chromosome 5, SCU_Mint_v3, whole genome shotgun sequence, a single window of DNA contains:
- the LOC122080074 gene encoding probable serine/threonine-protein kinase PBL7 codes for MEAEDYRKKEKLGVVVIVVLAALSVISLLFAFSYYCYVRNKVSKRLKLKTQMRGSDEEKRDGGAEVTVATENGLQLFTFKQLHSATGGFSKSNVIGHGGFGSVYRGVLSDGRKVAVKLMDQAGKQGEEEFKMEVELLGRLRSPYLLGLLGYGSDNSHKLLVYEFMSNGGLQEHLYPSGGSSTGMTKLDWDTRLRIGLEAAKGLEYLHEHVSPPVIHRDFKSSNILLDKNFHAKVSDFGLAKLGSEKAGGHVSTRVLGTQGYVAPEYALTGHLTTKSDVYSYGVVLLELLTGRVPVDMKRAPGEGVLVSWALPRLTDREKVEQIMDPALEGQYSMKEVIQVAAIAAMCVQPEADYRPLMADVVQSLVPLVKHHKSAAKIGSCSSFHAIKSPTTTSEFGKASA; via the exons ATGGAAGCAGAGGATtataggaagaaagagaaactcGGGGTAGTGGTCATCGTTGTCCTCGCAGCTTTATCGGTGATCTCATTGTTGTTTGCTTTCAGCTACTACTGCTATGTCCGAAACAAAGTCTCCAAACGCTTAAAGTTGAAGACCCAGATGA GAGGAAGTGATGAGGAAAAAAGAGATGGCGGGGCTGAAGTGACAGTTGCGACTGAGAATGGGCTTCAACTGTTTACCTTCAAGCAGCTTCATTCGGCGACTGGTGGTTTCAGTAAGTCGAATGTCATTGGCCATGGAGGGTTTGGGTCTGTCTACAGAGGGGTGCTTTCAGATGGGAGGAAGGTTGCGGTTAAGTTGATGGATCAAGCTGGAAAACAGGGAGAAGAAGAGTTCAAAATGGAG GTGGAGTTGCTAGGTCGTCTTCGTTCTCCGTATTTGTTGGGTTTGCTTGGGTATGGTTCAGATAATAGCCATAAGTTGCTGGTTTATGAGTTTATGTCCAATGGAGGTCTGCAGGAGCACCTATATCCCAGCGGTG GTTCCAGCACAGGTATGACAAAGTTGGACTGGGACACCCGGTTGAGAATTGGTCTGGAAGCTGCAAAAGGGCTGGAATACCTCCATGAACATGTTAGCCCCCCTGTGATCCACAGAGATTTTAAGAGCAGCAACATCCTCTTGGACAAGAACTTCCATGCCAAAGTTTCTGATTTTGGGTTGGCCAAGCTTGGATCTGAAAAGGCTGGTGGGCACGTTTCAACCCGTGTATTGGGCACCCAGGGATATGTGGCCCCCGA GTATGCATTAACTGGGCATTTGACAACAAAATCAGATGTTTACAGTTATGGGGTTGTGCTCTTGGAATTGCTTACAGGCAGAGTGCCAGTAGACATGAAGAGGGCTCCTGGGGAAGGTGTTCTTGTCTCTTGG GCTCTGCCCCGGCTTACAGATAGAGAGAAGGTTGAGCAGATTATGGACCCAGCCCTGGAAGGTCAGTACTCTATGAAGGAGGTCATTCAGGTGGCTGCCATTGCTGCCATGTGCGTCCAGCCTGAAGCAGATTATAGGCCTCTGATGGCAGATGTGGTGCAGTCATTGGTACCTCTCGTGAAGCATCATAAGTCAGCTGCAAAAATTGGCAGCTGCTCTAGTTTCCATGCGATTAAATCTCCGACTACCACCAGTGAATTTGGTAAAGCCAGTGCTTGA